A window of Exiguobacterium sp. FSL W8-0210 contains these coding sequences:
- a CDS encoding CoA-binding protein yields MITDQQARQYLKDAKRIAVVGVSSDSGKTANWIADYLVQHGYEVIPVNPTLNEWNGQKVYPSVASIPGHIDIVDVFRRSEFLADVAKDAVAHGDVGMIWNQLGLSSVEAESLALGAGIPYIENRCIKIEHQYL; encoded by the coding sequence ATGATTACTGATCAACAAGCACGTCAATATTTGAAGGATGCGAAACGCATTGCCGTCGTCGGCGTCTCGAGTGATTCCGGAAAGACAGCGAACTGGATTGCTGACTACTTAGTCCAGCATGGATACGAAGTCATTCCAGTCAATCCGACGTTAAACGAGTGGAACGGTCAAAAAGTCTACCCGAGTGTCGCAAGCATTCCAGGACACATCGATATCGTCGACGTTTTCCGTCGGTCTGAGTTTTTAGCGGACGTCGCGAAAGATGCTGTTGCTCACGGTGACGTCGGGATGATTTGGAATCAGCTTGGTCTCTCGAGTGTCGAAGCAGAAAGTCTCGCACTTGGTGCTGGTATTCCATATATCGAGAATCGTTGCATCAAAATCGAGCATCAATATCTGTGA
- a CDS encoding tyrosine-type recombinase/integrase: MSLFKNLGKTIHKSTVSATAPAIPGYERMPRFIQSYLDQLAAKHFSLATMRRYVYDYEAFFQFVAAASGEEVTARDIPLEAFVEIDAAGIEAYAEYLALTKQNAPSVINRKLSALQSLFRYLVDTGQLSENPVAKVNRPKQTKREPVYLTKREWDELIQLLPSNVEMNAREASHYERDRVRDVTLFQLLGYSGMRLSEMTQLVWNDVDFHENTLRVIGKGNKERLIPLAKPARIALRKYAIHYQMPTSGAVPVFQKHGKPLSPRAVQHILQRHTERLKPVLPFLERKKITPHKLRHTFATRLATGGVDVLTIQQLLGHESVATTQVYAHIGDSEKKRAVDLFDGER; encoded by the coding sequence ATGAGTTTATTTAAAAACCTAGGAAAAACAATACATAAATCGACCGTTTCGGCTACAGCACCAGCGATTCCCGGTTATGAGCGGATGCCACGCTTCATTCAGTCCTATTTAGATCAGTTAGCAGCCAAACATTTCTCATTAGCAACGATGCGTCGGTACGTCTATGACTATGAAGCGTTCTTCCAATTCGTCGCTGCGGCGTCAGGTGAAGAGGTAACAGCGCGAGATATTCCACTTGAAGCATTTGTCGAGATCGATGCAGCAGGAATCGAAGCCTACGCCGAATACCTTGCCTTAACGAAACAAAATGCACCGAGCGTCATCAACCGGAAGTTATCAGCGTTACAGTCACTGTTTCGTTATTTGGTCGATACCGGTCAGTTGTCGGAAAACCCGGTCGCCAAAGTCAATCGACCGAAACAAACCAAACGGGAACCGGTTTATCTGACAAAACGCGAATGGGACGAATTGATTCAATTATTACCATCGAACGTCGAAATGAACGCGCGCGAAGCATCGCATTATGAACGGGATCGTGTCCGCGACGTGACGTTATTCCAATTACTTGGCTATAGCGGGATGCGTTTAAGTGAGATGACGCAACTCGTCTGGAACGATGTCGATTTCCACGAAAATACGCTCCGCGTCATCGGGAAAGGCAATAAAGAACGATTGATTCCACTTGCGAAACCAGCACGAATTGCCTTACGCAAATACGCGATCCATTATCAGATGCCAACGAGCGGCGCCGTACCTGTCTTCCAAAAACACGGGAAACCACTCAGCCCACGGGCAGTCCAGCATATTTTGCAGCGGCACACGGAACGGCTGAAGCCAGTCCTCCCCTTTTTAGAGCGCAAAAAAATTACGCCACATAAACTACGGCATACGTTTGCGACACGACTTGCGACCGGCGGGGTCGACGTCCTGACGATCCAGCAGTTACTCGGTCACGAATCCGTCGCAACAACGCAGGTCTATGCCCATATCGGTGATTCGGAGAAAAAACGCGCCGTCGATTTATTTGATGGTGAACGATAA
- a CDS encoding DEAD/DEAH box helicase, which translates to MNYGLSERKIKQMSDAYAFRRGKKYVAARKVTLHNYRMGDELIEASVDGEERFTVTVRVKAHGVDAGCNCPSLAMDTSFCGHIVAVLLAMHYVQAHGTPTPLSPQIRPFTAIQVDDAGARNYLRSLTPDRRVAIHFELTGPVVTLKRLTDKQQHQLSLPYFDRLLGQTEYLQRVADVSFSPDLQERIVSGTPIVKLHLDRTALKVEVRVSFDYQGIQLNPLDETIYAGRDQVTEQSVLRYLREFQATPSNSHYVITSDAAQYAFLRSLLDERVALGQLVLFATQAIRTTLPKGPFHPRIEVDVTDRLDWLVFNFSMDGIPEDELKLVLKSLILQKRYHRLKSGQFVSLEARAFQQLQRVLAQMEASERDLRDGRLVLPAVRNMKHLIGASILHLHADLLEKWFELKSGQGFRLDLPNSLESQLYPYQRTGIQFLKNLDAHGCHGILADEMGLGKTIQAIGYIATISDSRALIVAPASLLRNWEAELKRFLPGRPVHVVTGSQTSRLSELEYLAENTVTIVSYTTLRTDVRRHPVYDVVFFDEAQHLKNPQSQTVSQLRHLQAKRRFALTGTPLENRPRDIWSIFHVLFPELLPDLATFEKWSFDDMQQFIQPFLLRREKKDVLQDLPKKQIEHHYVELGPNQKRLYASYLAKLQLETLQHLDETKREDRLKLLAGLTRLRQICNDPGLFVEGYTGEATKRTRLLSLIAEKRAAGKRILIFSQYTQMLERIRSDLAQRHLPHFLLTGETPLEDRVALCDRFNDGEVDLFLISLKAGGTGLNLASADTVILFDSWWNPAVEQQAADRAHRLGQQSDVTVIKLLTRGTIEEKMTELQDRKAKMVDAVLTAPDSDALTVKELVHLVTTKEEQR; encoded by the coding sequence ATGAATTACGGGCTCAGTGAACGTAAAATCAAACAGATGTCTGATGCCTATGCCTTTCGACGGGGAAAGAAGTATGTCGCTGCCCGAAAGGTCACGTTACACAATTACCGGATGGGTGACGAGCTAATTGAAGCGAGCGTAGACGGTGAGGAACGATTCACGGTGACGGTCCGCGTCAAGGCGCACGGCGTCGACGCTGGCTGTAACTGTCCGTCGCTTGCGATGGATACGTCATTTTGTGGACACATCGTCGCTGTTTTGCTGGCGATGCATTATGTGCAGGCACACGGCACACCAACACCGCTCTCGCCGCAAATCCGCCCTTTTACGGCAATTCAAGTCGACGACGCAGGCGCGCGCAACTATTTACGCAGTCTCACACCTGATCGTCGGGTGGCGATTCATTTCGAACTGACTGGACCCGTCGTGACGCTCAAACGATTGACGGATAAACAGCAGCATCAACTGTCCCTGCCCTACTTCGATCGTTTGCTTGGACAGACAGAGTATTTGCAGCGGGTTGCGGATGTTTCGTTCAGTCCTGATTTACAGGAACGAATTGTTTCCGGTACGCCGATCGTTAAGCTCCATCTCGATCGAACGGCTCTGAAAGTTGAAGTCCGCGTGTCGTTTGATTATCAAGGGATTCAGCTGAATCCACTCGACGAGACGATTTATGCTGGACGGGATCAAGTAACGGAGCAAAGTGTCTTACGCTATTTACGTGAATTCCAAGCAACACCATCGAATTCGCACTATGTCATCACCAGTGACGCCGCGCAGTATGCTTTTTTGCGGAGTCTGCTTGACGAACGGGTTGCGCTCGGTCAACTGGTGTTATTTGCAACGCAAGCCATCCGAACGACGTTACCAAAAGGACCATTTCATCCGCGGATCGAAGTCGACGTGACAGACCGCCTCGACTGGCTTGTGTTCAACTTTTCGATGGACGGAATTCCGGAAGACGAACTGAAACTTGTCCTGAAGTCGCTCATCTTACAAAAACGCTATCACCGCTTGAAATCCGGACAGTTCGTATCTTTAGAGGCACGGGCCTTTCAGCAGTTGCAACGGGTTCTCGCCCAGATGGAAGCGAGTGAACGCGACTTACGCGACGGACGACTCGTCTTACCTGCCGTCCGGAACATGAAGCATCTGATTGGCGCTTCCATCCTCCATCTTCACGCTGATTTGCTCGAGAAATGGTTCGAATTGAAATCCGGACAAGGATTCCGGCTCGACTTGCCGAATTCGTTAGAGTCACAACTCTATCCGTATCAACGGACGGGCATTCAATTTCTGAAGAATTTGGACGCGCACGGATGTCACGGCATCTTGGCCGATGAGATGGGGCTTGGAAAGACGATTCAAGCGATTGGTTATATAGCAACGATTTCGGATAGTCGTGCACTGATCGTCGCACCAGCATCACTGCTCCGCAACTGGGAGGCGGAACTGAAGCGCTTTTTACCCGGTCGACCGGTTCATGTCGTGACGGGTTCTCAAACTAGCCGACTTTCCGAACTGGAGTACTTGGCTGAAAACACAGTGACGATCGTCTCCTATACGACTCTTCGGACCGACGTCCGTCGCCACCCTGTATATGACGTCGTTTTCTTTGATGAAGCACAGCACTTGAAGAATCCGCAGTCACAAACGGTCAGTCAACTGCGACATCTGCAAGCAAAACGCCGGTTCGCCTTGACGGGAACTCCACTTGAGAATCGACCGCGCGATATCTGGTCGATTTTCCATGTCTTGTTTCCGGAATTACTGCCGGATTTAGCGACGTTTGAGAAATGGTCGTTTGATGACATGCAACAATTCATTCAACCATTTTTATTACGGCGTGAGAAAAAAGATGTCTTACAGGACTTACCAAAGAAGCAGATCGAGCATCATTATGTCGAGCTCGGACCGAATCAAAAACGGTTATATGCGTCGTATCTCGCCAAATTGCAACTCGAGACGTTGCAGCATTTAGACGAAACGAAACGTGAAGATCGTTTGAAGTTACTGGCGGGCTTAACGCGGTTGCGGCAAATTTGCAACGATCCGGGATTATTCGTCGAGGGGTACACAGGGGAAGCAACGAAACGAACGCGTCTGCTCTCACTGATTGCAGAAAAACGAGCAGCCGGAAAACGGATCTTGATCTTCTCACAGTATACGCAAATGCTCGAGCGCATTCGTTCGGATCTCGCGCAACGTCACCTCCCCCACTTCCTATTGACGGGTGAGACACCGCTCGAAGACCGGGTCGCGTTATGCGACCGGTTCAATGACGGTGAAGTCGATCTCTTCTTGATTTCGCTTAAAGCTGGCGGAACGGGACTCAACCTCGCCTCCGCTGATACCGTCATCCTCTTTGACAGCTGGTGGAATCCGGCCGTCGAACAACAGGCAGCCGATCGCGCCCATCGGCTTGGACAACAGTCTGACGTGACCGTCATCAAATTGCTGACACGCGGAACGATCGAAGAGAAGATGACGGAATTACAAGATCGAAAAGCCAAAATGGTCGATGCCGTCCTGACGGCTCCAGACAGTGACGCTTTGACCGTCAAGGAACTCGTTCATCTCGTAACGACAAAGGAGGAACAACGGTGA
- a CDS encoding glycerol-3-phosphate acyltransferase, protein MILDLLLGYLIGSILGGTLFKYISRTDLAQVGSGNIGARNAHRAGGLPAFLFVYLFDAAKTVFALQITDTFYPVALAVLIGHLFPLFHPRRGGKGYAVFSGIVFAITPWAYLAGLGMLGLSYLVTKDSVKAGLIPVVLLPLLPVFLDAGSVNILCTVAVSLLVLWAHDALHKPAIT, encoded by the coding sequence GTGATCCTGGATCTCCTGCTTGGTTATCTCATCGGTAGTATTTTAGGTGGTACGCTCTTTAAGTACATTAGTCGTACCGATTTGGCACAGGTCGGTTCCGGAAACATCGGTGCCCGCAATGCCCATCGTGCCGGTGGGCTTCCGGCTTTTTTATTCGTTTATCTGTTTGATGCCGCGAAGACAGTCTTTGCGTTGCAGATCACTGACACGTTTTATCCGGTCGCCCTCGCCGTGCTCATCGGTCACTTGTTTCCGTTGTTTCACCCACGACGCGGCGGTAAAGGGTACGCTGTATTTTCCGGAATCGTCTTCGCTATCACGCCATGGGCATATCTTGCCGGATTAGGCATGCTCGGTTTGTCTTATCTCGTAACGAAAGATAGTGTCAAAGCGGGGCTTATTCCGGTCGTTTTACTTCCGTTACTACCCGTCTTCTTAGACGCAGGGTCAGTCAATATCTTGTGTACCGTTGCCGTAAGTCTACTTGTCCTGTGGGCTCATGATGCACTCCACAAGCCAGCCATTACATAA
- a CDS encoding GNAT family N-acetyltransferase produces MIDFSIATADDAEAIHELNYLTFTEEIPQHQPNTERKRIDRFHDQNTYLIGKEDDRLVAMIAIRKHRPFSLEEKGVTLDETLTDPAEIRLLSVRPEYRNSRTFMQLMRFLMVYLERETIDHVYISGTTREAKLYARFGFTPIAPTLGSGDAQFVPMLLSRATYERSVIADVLRPLHFLAGPVEVAPTVRQAAQQAPRPHRTASMRQLDQDLRGRMCQLLDLPHVSMAVGSGTLVNDIVAQQLTGHGLILNGGEFGQRLIDHAARAGKSFDVHTLPPGHPIDLKQLAHQLRQTAYNWIWLTHCETSTGVLYDLDAVKVLLDERTALVVDAISAVGTGHFSYDGCTFVTTVSGKAIGGLPGLAFIGHADRVLPSLCIPRYLDLGLYAEGVAFSGSSNLLLACQAALDALDLNQAAIKMTYLEQAVRATGLQLLAQQEAQAPGILTIVHPSATDLGDALRIQGYHVQYESDYLVYNQWLQISTMGQTTMRQIERLVRVLVRENERITIKNEKNERPLNP; encoded by the coding sequence ATGATCGACTTTTCCATTGCAACTGCGGACGACGCGGAAGCAATCCATGAATTGAACTACCTCACCTTCACAGAAGAGATTCCACAACATCAACCGAACACCGAACGCAAACGGATTGACCGGTTTCATGATCAAAATACTTATCTGATCGGCAAGGAAGACGATCGACTCGTCGCGATGATCGCCATTCGAAAGCATCGTCCCTTTTCGCTTGAGGAAAAGGGCGTGACGCTAGACGAGACACTGACGGATCCAGCAGAAATCCGCTTACTTAGCGTTCGTCCCGAATACCGCAATAGTCGTACGTTCATGCAATTGATGCGCTTTTTAATGGTCTACCTCGAGCGGGAGACGATTGATCATGTCTATATCAGTGGTACGACGCGAGAAGCAAAACTATACGCGCGGTTCGGCTTCACACCGATTGCACCAACGCTTGGCAGTGGCGATGCTCAGTTTGTACCGATGTTGTTGTCGCGCGCAACATATGAACGATCCGTCATCGCGGATGTCTTACGTCCCCTGCATTTTCTAGCCGGTCCGGTCGAGGTTGCGCCGACGGTCCGTCAAGCGGCGCAACAAGCACCGCGTCCACACCGTACGGCCTCGATGCGGCAGCTCGATCAAGATTTACGTGGCCGAATGTGTCAGTTGCTGGATTTGCCACATGTCTCGATGGCCGTCGGCAGCGGTACGCTCGTCAATGATATTGTCGCGCAACAACTCACTGGACATGGATTGATCCTGAACGGCGGCGAGTTCGGTCAACGCTTGATTGATCACGCGGCACGTGCCGGCAAGTCCTTTGATGTCCATACGCTTCCCCCCGGTCACCCGATCGACTTGAAGCAACTCGCTCATCAATTGAGGCAAACGGCATACAACTGGATCTGGTTGACGCATTGTGAGACGTCAACGGGTGTTCTCTATGATCTTGATGCAGTAAAAGTGCTGTTAGATGAACGAACCGCACTCGTCGTCGATGCGATCAGCGCTGTTGGAACCGGACATTTCTCATACGATGGCTGCACTTTCGTCACGACTGTTTCCGGGAAAGCGATTGGTGGTTTACCGGGTCTTGCGTTCATTGGTCACGCAGATCGCGTCCTACCTTCTCTCTGTATTCCCCGTTATCTGGATTTAGGACTCTACGCAGAAGGGGTTGCCTTTTCCGGCTCGTCGAACCTGTTGCTTGCCTGTCAGGCAGCGCTTGATGCCCTCGATCTTAATCAAGCAGCAATCAAGATGACCTATCTCGAACAAGCCGTCCGCGCAACTGGATTACAACTCCTCGCACAACAAGAAGCACAAGCGCCGGGAATACTGACGATCGTTCATCCGTCCGCAACTGATTTAGGCGACGCTCTGCGTATTCAGGGGTATCACGTCCAGTACGAAAGCGACTATCTTGTTTACAATCAGTGGCTTCAAATTTCGACGATGGGACAGACGACGATGCGACAAATTGAACGTCTCGTTCGTGTTTTAGTTCGTGAAAATGAACGAATCACCATAAAGAATGAAAAAAATGAAAGACCTCTCAACCCTTGA
- a CDS encoding 50S ribosomal protein L25/general stress protein Ctc codes for MSVKLTAEKREVRPRSLRKQLRHEGKALGVVYGYKVESTPIAFEEKELLKIVRENGENVLISLKLDGKNINVLINRRDMDVFTSTVDHVEFIAVKMDEETEVEADVVLVGEAAGAKVGGFLSQTLFKVTVAATPDKLPENVEVDVTNLEIGDSISVADLPEQKDFRIVTEGDIQVAAVVESTLEQELEEIEEAEAEAQAEAGEDNEAEATEESSEEAKEENEDNK; via the coding sequence ATGTCAGTTAAATTAACAGCCGAAAAACGCGAGGTACGTCCACGCTCACTCCGTAAACAATTACGTCATGAAGGAAAAGCTCTTGGTGTCGTGTATGGTTACAAAGTGGAAAGTACACCAATCGCGTTTGAAGAAAAAGAATTGCTTAAAATCGTTCGAGAAAACGGTGAGAACGTCTTGATTTCACTGAAACTCGACGGTAAAAATATTAACGTCTTGATCAACCGTCGTGATATGGATGTCTTCACATCAACTGTCGATCACGTTGAATTCATCGCCGTTAAAATGGATGAAGAGACAGAAGTCGAAGCAGACGTCGTACTCGTCGGCGAAGCAGCTGGCGCTAAAGTCGGTGGATTCCTGTCACAGACACTCTTTAAAGTAACAGTCGCAGCTACACCAGATAAATTACCAGAGAACGTCGAAGTCGACGTCACGAACCTCGAAATCGGCGATTCGATTTCTGTTGCTGATCTTCCAGAACAAAAAGATTTCCGTATCGTCACAGAAGGCGACATTCAAGTCGCAGCTGTCGTCGAATCAACGCTTGAACAAGAGCTTGAGGAAATCGAAGAAGCAGAAGCTGAGGCACAAGCGGAAGCTGGTGAAGACAACGAAGCGGAAGCTACGGAAGAGTCTTCAGAAGAAGCAAAAGAAGAGAACGAAGACAACAAATAA
- a CDS encoding ECF transporter S component — MQQWKMKEIMVMMMLAVACGVIYLGWSTLWLPISAIFGPVGANWMFGIWIIASPLVAAIIQKPGAALIAEVVAAAVELFTGSHFGLSALLIGVCQGLGAEIVFAMTRYRRYDTWTLMLSGVGAAIGSIVYSLIANGFGYYTTTTLLATTGLQLISGALLGGLLAAILVRRLVATGVLNGFAAGRAKREVA, encoded by the coding sequence ATGCAACAATGGAAAATGAAAGAAATCATGGTCATGATGATGCTCGCCGTCGCTTGCGGGGTCATCTATCTTGGTTGGTCAACACTCTGGTTACCAATCTCAGCGATCTTCGGTCCTGTCGGTGCCAACTGGATGTTTGGGATCTGGATCATCGCGAGCCCGCTCGTCGCAGCAATCATTCAAAAGCCAGGTGCCGCTTTAATTGCGGAAGTCGTCGCGGCAGCCGTCGAACTGTTCACAGGTAGTCATTTTGGTTTATCCGCTCTTCTGATCGGAGTCTGCCAAGGACTTGGTGCGGAAATCGTCTTCGCGATGACGCGTTACCGTCGTTATGACACATGGACCTTGATGTTATCGGGTGTCGGAGCCGCGATTGGTAGCATCGTTTATAGTCTAATCGCGAACGGATTCGGTTACTACACAACGACGACGTTGCTTGCGACAACTGGCTTACAATTGATCAGCGGCGCATTACTCGGTGGCTTGCTTGCAGCCATTCTCGTCCGTCGCCTTGTTGCGACTGGTGTCTTGAACGGGTTTGCGGCAGGACGTGCGAAACGAGAAGTCGCATGA
- a CDS encoding ABC transporter ATP-binding protein has protein sequence MITVDDLSIRYPGQMKSVLNHVSLTIEQGTTLLLGRSGSGKTTLLHALAGLTPETIEVEQTGTVTRSGSVGILFQNPEEQFCMETIGREIAFSLENRSIPRVEMDERIERLLALVGLPLPFSTPIASLSGGMKQRLALAAVLALEPTILLLDEPTAQIDPIGQHELMALIFRIQKEHDLTIVLIEHQLDVCLPYVDQVVLLEDGSITATADPRDLFPQDYKELQTKGIAVPSLYPYTLETLPIDGPQAARLHVPSPVATAGRSLLHVAALSTKAPYPLTDATFSLQTGEWVMLLGANGSGKSTLLATLGRLLPNRGTYQLQGRPVHRYSRRRFYEHVGYVFQQPDLQFLKLTVEAEIDWSHRAATNVKRAALLERLELTSVKQQSPLALSTGQQRRLSVATMLGQTKDLLLLDEPTFGQDGLTTRRLMEQLQMEQQNGTTLVMATHDMELVARYADRVLVMEQGRIAFDGRPSELFADVPLLERCQLQRPLSYQFQEVKRDANERVPVR, from the coding sequence ATGATTACTGTCGACGACCTCAGCATCCGCTATCCCGGTCAGATGAAATCGGTGCTCAATCATGTATCGCTGACGATTGAGCAAGGGACGACCCTTCTGCTCGGACGAAGTGGGAGTGGCAAGACGACATTACTTCATGCCCTTGCCGGACTGACACCGGAAACGATTGAAGTCGAACAGACTGGTACCGTTACCCGGTCCGGTTCGGTCGGAATCTTGTTTCAAAATCCAGAAGAACAGTTCTGCATGGAGACGATCGGACGCGAAATCGCTTTTAGTTTAGAAAATCGCTCGATTCCGCGCGTGGAGATGGATGAACGAATTGAACGCTTACTCGCACTCGTCGGTCTCCCCCTCCCCTTCTCGACACCGATCGCGAGTCTATCCGGTGGAATGAAACAGCGTCTCGCGCTCGCAGCGGTCCTAGCACTTGAGCCGACGATCTTATTACTCGATGAACCAACGGCTCAGATTGATCCAATCGGACAACATGAGCTGATGGCGTTGATTTTTCGAATTCAAAAAGAACACGATTTAACGATCGTCTTGATCGAACACCAACTCGATGTCTGTTTGCCGTACGTCGACCAGGTCGTCTTACTTGAGGACGGATCGATTACTGCGACAGCAGATCCACGGGATCTGTTCCCGCAGGATTACAAAGAGCTTCAAACGAAAGGTATTGCCGTTCCCTCTTTGTATCCGTATACGTTAGAGACGTTACCCATAGATGGACCGCAAGCGGCGCGACTTCATGTGCCTTCCCCCGTCGCTACAGCTGGTCGCTCTTTGTTACACGTCGCTGCATTATCGACGAAAGCACCATATCCGCTGACCGATGCGACATTTTCCCTGCAGACAGGAGAATGGGTGATGCTGCTTGGGGCAAATGGATCCGGGAAAAGTACACTGCTTGCGACACTCGGGCGGTTGCTTCCCAATCGTGGAACGTATCAGCTCCAGGGGCGACCGGTTCATCGTTACTCCCGGCGTCGCTTTTATGAGCACGTTGGCTATGTCTTTCAACAACCGGATCTGCAGTTTCTTAAGCTGACGGTCGAAGCGGAAATCGACTGGAGCCACCGGGCAGCGACGAACGTTAAGCGCGCGGCGTTGCTCGAACGGCTGGAACTGACATCTGTCAAACAGCAGTCACCCCTTGCTCTTAGTACGGGGCAACAACGACGGCTCAGCGTCGCAACGATGCTCGGACAAACGAAAGACTTATTGTTGCTCGATGAACCGACCTTCGGACAAGATGGATTGACGACACGACGCTTAATGGAACAGTTACAGATGGAACAACAGAACGGTACGACACTCGTCATGGCGACGCATGATATGGAGCTCGTCGCCCGGTATGCGGATCGTGTCCTCGTCATGGAGCAAGGACGGATTGCTTTTGACGGTCGCCCAAGCGAGTTATTCGCTGACGTTCCATTACTCGAGCGCTGTCAGCTACAACGTCCACTTTCGTACCAATTCCAGGAGGTGAAACGTGATGCAAACGAACGTGTCCCCGTTCGCTAA
- a CDS encoding energy-coupling factor transporter transmembrane component T family protein, translated as MQTNVSPFAKLNPVIKGSGLFLIMFALIATNDWVKTLVFLSFAIALLLLSGWGPFDFLKRLAPYSLLFLLTFWMMAAFGKGTNILWSFGWFHVTSESVAHGWLLALRMATFVCLSLAFVTTTDATRFVMSLIHQAKLSPRFAYGFLAGIRFLPQLVEEVRVLRQVRMIRNVHSRFPGDGFLSIGLPLFSRSIQRAERMAIALEARHFSAERTYYEVPVVQRQDIIYLVVILLFISLVFWL; from the coding sequence ATGCAAACGAACGTGTCCCCGTTCGCTAAACTCAATCCCGTCATTAAGGGAAGCGGATTGTTTTTGATCATGTTTGCCTTGATTGCAACGAATGACTGGGTCAAAACGTTAGTATTCCTGAGTTTTGCTATCGCACTGCTACTCCTCTCCGGATGGGGTCCTTTTGATTTCTTGAAGCGACTTGCGCCGTATAGTCTATTATTCTTATTGACGTTCTGGATGATGGCGGCTTTCGGCAAAGGAACGAATATTCTTTGGTCGTTTGGTTGGTTTCATGTCACGTCGGAAAGCGTCGCGCACGGCTGGTTACTTGCCTTGCGGATGGCCACGTTCGTCTGCTTGAGCCTCGCTTTCGTCACGACGACCGACGCGACCCGTTTCGTAATGAGCTTGATCCATCAGGCGAAGTTATCGCCCCGCTTTGCTTACGGATTCCTTGCCGGGATTCGCTTTCTGCCGCAACTGGTCGAAGAAGTCCGCGTTTTGCGGCAAGTCCGGATGATTCGCAATGTGCACAGTCGCTTTCCTGGTGATGGATTTCTTTCAATTGGCTTGCCGCTCTTCTCACGATCGATCCAGCGGGCAGAACGGATGGCGATTGCTCTCGAAGCCCGTCACTTTTCAGCAGAGCGAACGTATTACGAGGTACCGGTCGTTCAGCGTCAGGATATTATTTATCTCGTGGTCATCCTCCTATTCATCAGTCTTGTCTTTTGGCTATGA
- a CDS encoding NAD(P)/FAD-dependent oxidoreductase: MKRILLIGAGHAHLHCITHGPTEDVEWLVLNASTYQYYSGMYSGLADGTYDMDEIRIDVAVLCRAYDKPFIEETVIKIDPVEKVVFGASGRHYTYDVVSTNIGSFDWSEDTTRLSIKPNYRLPDTLKRLQQAKRPVVIGSGAAAVEVAASLKAAGVPITLITDPDILSRHPAAEAITRRLKELEVYWIRERPIDDELPFRFMHHPPIESDAIVRLTGAKAPALFADSNLFTENGFLLVNEQLQALDHPSLFAAGDAATLVAYPDIPKNGVTAVRQAPILLTNLLRYLEEEALQTYRPQTNYLTILSMGPRHAVSLYGRHYSTHPFGWYLKRWIDQRFMRKYRS, translated from the coding sequence ATGAAACGTATCCTCTTGATTGGTGCAGGTCACGCTCACCTGCATTGCATTACACACGGACCAACAGAAGACGTCGAGTGGCTGGTCCTGAACGCCTCGACGTACCAATATTACTCGGGCATGTACTCTGGGCTTGCTGACGGAACATACGACATGGATGAGATCCGTATCGACGTCGCCGTCTTATGTCGCGCCTATGATAAACCATTCATCGAGGAGACCGTCATCAAAATCGACCCCGTTGAAAAAGTCGTCTTCGGTGCATCCGGCAGACACTATACTTATGACGTCGTCTCAACGAATATCGGCTCGTTCGACTGGTCGGAAGATACGACGCGATTATCGATTAAACCGAACTACCGGTTACCGGATACATTAAAGCGACTGCAACAAGCAAAGCGTCCGGTCGTGATTGGGAGCGGAGCAGCTGCCGTCGAGGTGGCGGCGTCCTTGAAAGCGGCGGGTGTACCGATCACATTGATCACGGATCCAGATATCCTTTCTCGTCATCCGGCAGCGGAAGCCATTACGAGACGGTTAAAAGAACTCGAAGTGTACTGGATCCGGGAACGTCCTATAGATGACGAACTACCATTCCGCTTTATGCATCATCCACCAATCGAGTCAGATGCAATCGTCCGCTTGACGGGTGCCAAAGCTCCGGCATTGTTTGCAGACAGCAATCTCTTCACGGAAAACGGATTTTTACTCGTCAATGAACAGTTACAAGCGCTCGATCATCCAAGTTTGTTTGCTGCGGGTGACGCTGCGACCCTCGTCGCCTACCCCGACATTCCGAAGAATGGTGTCACGGCTGTCCGGCAAGCGCCAATTTTGCTTACGAACCTTTTACGATACCTAGAGGAAGAAGCACTGCAAACCTATCGTCCGCAAACGAACTATTTGACGATTTTATCGATGGGACCGCGTCATGCGGTTTCCCTGTATGGTCGTCATTATTCGACGCACCCGTTCGGTTGGTACCTGAAGCGCTGGATTGATCAACGGTTCATGCGGAAGTATCGCTCATAA